A region from the Vicia villosa cultivar HV-30 ecotype Madison, WI linkage group LG3, Vvil1.0, whole genome shotgun sequence genome encodes:
- the LOC131661866 gene encoding uncharacterized protein LOC131661866 isoform X4: protein MDKSWISNNSVTQEEYIRGILNFLDFAFANSSENGKILCPCTKCVNCKKHSRMDVYEHIISRGFLKGYIRWIFHGEKVSTSNRASACEVQHEFDHDMDALIHDAFSVDVNNDDNDADINMEDVDRETFINEHNVQQYEVGDNSDKFFKLLKEAEQNLYPGCKFTKLSFIVHLYHLKCLNGWTDKSFSMLLELLCDAFPKENTLPKSFYETKKIISGLGLSYEKIHVCPNECILYWKDLAHANVCPTCGISRWKVNSDDVEGRKKIPAKVLRWFPLKSRLQRLFMSSKTASSMTWHEDSRTRDGLMRHPADSFAWKDFDHRYPDFSSDPRNVRLGLASDGFNPFKTMTISHSTWPVVLIPYNLPPWMCMKQPNFILSLLIPGPKGPGNNIDVYMQPLVEELKELWEIGVKTFDACKKESFQMRAAIMWTINDFPAYANLSGWSTKGRYACPCCGFDTASKWLRYSKKFSYMCHRRWLEPDHKWRNNRGHFDGDQEFRAPPKVPNGSTALRQLKNRENKVLSPWKKKSIFFSLPYWEYNVLRHNLDVMHIEKNVCDNIVGTLLNLERKSKDNDKARYDLIHMNIRSQLHPRMHQSNGRKYLPRACYQMTSNEKESFLEVLKNMKSSDECVSSIPRCVQVKQRKIFGLKSYDCHLLMQEFLPIAMKGCLPNKVSKVISDLCRFFKELCGKVLSEHNLEHLEKRIAKTLCQLEKIFPPSFFTIMVHLVIHLAYEAKIGGPVHYRWMYPIERFLFTLKSFVRNRARPEGSIAEGYLANECLIFCSRYLSTVETRFTRPCRNDDSSFVENANVFNPRGRPLGRKNHVGFTVKKRKRVSRVSLDKKTLLQAHRYVLFNNTNVDPFQREHIDFIKRRNQNRRLSPYEIDKIHSRTFPDWFCERHD from the exons aTGGATAAGAGTTGGATATCAAATAACTCTGTAACTCAAGAGGAGTACATTAGAGGTATTTTAAACTTTCTTGATTTTGCATTTGCAAATTCGTCAGAAAATGGAAAAATTTTATGCCCCTGTACTAAGTGTGTTAATTGCAAGAAGCATTCTCGTATGGATGTTTACGAACACATAATCAGCCGAGGCTTTCTAAAAGGGTACATTCGTTGGATCTTTCATGGTGAGAAAGTTAGCACTTCAAATCGTGCAAGTGCATGTGAAGTACAACATGAGTTTGATCATGACATGGATGCATTGATTCATGATGCATTTTCAGTGGATGTaaataatgatgataatgatgcaGATATAAATATGGAGGATGTGGATCGAGAAACATTCATAAACGAACATAATGTTCAACAATATGAAGTGGGTGATAATTCAGATAAGTTCTTTAAGTTGTTGAAGGAGGCAGAACAAAATCTTTATCCGGGTTGTAAGTTTACCAAACTATCATTCATCGTACACCTGTACCACTTAAAGTGTCTAAATGGATGGACAGACAAAAGCTTTTCAATGCTTCTAGAGTTGTTATGTGATGCATTTCCAAAAGAAAATACATTGCCAAAGTCATtttatgagacaaagaagattaTTTCAGGGTTGGGATTATCAtatgaaaaaatccatgtttgtCCTAATGAATGCATATTGTATTGGAAGGATTTGGCTCATGCTAATGTTTGCCCTACATGCGGTATCTCAAGATGGAAAGTCAACTCCGACGATGTTGAAGGTAGAAAAAAGATACCTGCTAAGGTTCTTCGTTGGTTTCCTCTTAAGTCTAGATTACAAAGACTTTTTATGTCATCAAAAACTGCTTCTTCCATGACATGGCATGAAGATAGTCGAACTAGAGATGGACTCATGAGACATCCAGCAGATTCTTTTGCTTGGAAGGATTTTGATCATCGATATCCCGATTTTTCAAGCGACCCTCGAAACGTTCGACTAGGTTTAGCTTCAGATGGCTTTAATCCATTCAAAACCATGACAATTTCTCACTCCACTTGGCCTGTTGTCTTGATTCCATACAATCTTCCTCCGTGGATGTGTATGAAGCAACCGAATTTCATACTCTCGTTGCTTATTCCTGGTCCAAAAGGTCCTGGTAATAATATTGATGTATATATGCAGCCTCTTGTGGAAGAATTAAAGGAATTATGGGAAATCGGGGTCAAAACGTTTGATGCATGTAAAAAAGAGTCATTTCAAATGCGTGCTGCAATCATGTGGACTATCAATGATTTCCCTGCTTATGCAAATTTGTCAGGTTGGAGCACTAAAGGTCGATATGCTTGTCCATGTTGTGGTTTTGACACAGCCTCTAAGTGGTTGCGTTATAGTAAAAAGTTTTCTTATATGTGTCATCGACGCTGGTTAGAGCCTGATCATAAGTGGAGAAACAATAGAGGACATTTTGATGGAGACCAAGAGTTTAGAGCTCCTCCTAAGGTACCCAATGGAAGTACTGCATTGAGACAATTGAAAAATCGTGAAAACAAGGTGTTGTCCCCATGGAAAAAGAAAAGCATTTTTTTCTCATTGCCATATTGGGAATATAATGTTCTTCGTCATAATCTTGATGtgatgcatattgaaaaaaatgtttgTGATAACATTGTTGGGACATTATTAAATTTAGAAAGAAAATCAAAGGATAATGATAAGGCCCGTTATGATCTTATACACATGAACATAAGAAGTCAACTACACCCGAGGATGCATCAAAGTAATGGTAGAAAGTATTTGCCTAGAGCTTGTTACCAAATGACATCAAATGAGAAAGAATCTTTCTTGGAAGTTCTAAAGAATATGAAATCTTCTGATGAGTGTGTTTCTAGTATTCCAAGATGCGTGCAAGTGAAACAACGCAAGATATTTGGTCTCAAAAGTTATGATTGTCATCTCTTAATGCAAGAGTTTCTTCCTATTGCTATGAAAGGTTGTTTGCCCAACAAAGTGAGTAAAGTGATTAGCGATCTTTGTCGTTTCTTCAAAGAACTATGTGGTAAAGTGCTTAGTGAGCATAATTTGGAGCACTTGGAGAAACGAATAGCAAAAACGTTGTGCCAATTAGAAAAGATTTTCCCTCCATCTTTCTTCACTATAATGGTGCATTTGGTAATCCATTTGGCATATGAGGCAAAAATTGGTGGACCAGTTCATTATCGATGGATGTATCCAATTGAAAG GTTCCTTTTTACTCTAAAGTCATTTGTTCGTAATCGAGCTCGCCCTGAAGGGTCTATTGCAGAGGGTTATTTAGCTAATGAATGTTTGATATTTTGTTCACGATACCTCTCTACGGTGGAAACACGATTTACTCGACCTTGTCGAAATGATGATTCCTCCTTTGTAGAAAATGCAAATGTGTTTAATCCTAGAGGTAGACCATTGGGGAGAAAAAACCATGTTGGGTTTACagtgaagaaaaggaaaagagttTCTCGAGTTTCTCTTGATAAAAAAACATTGCTACAAGCACATAGATATGTGCTTTTCAACAACACTAATGTTGACCCCTTTCAAAG AGAACACATTGACTTTATCAAGAGACGTAATCAAAATCGTCGGCTATCACCATATGAAATTGACAAAATTCATAGTCGAACATTTCCTGATTGGTTTTGCGAAAGA CACGATTAG